A genome region from Nitrospira sp. SG-bin1 includes the following:
- a CDS encoding multidrug ABC transporter ATP-binding protein — protein sequence MTQTIKEDDLAIDVRDMTKRFGTRTVVDRIGLQVRRGEIYGFLGPNGSGKTTFIRMLCGLLRADGGSGTCLGYDVITESDAIKASVGYMTQRFSYYEDLSIAENLDFVARMFRIDHRREAVGQSLERLGLAGRRTQLAGQLSGGWKQRLALAACLIHQPQLLLLDEPTAGVDPKARREFWEQIHALAAEGLTFLITTHYMDEAERCHRLAYIAYGKLLANGTVPEVIDQARLTTWSVSGPNLHQLAMELRRQPGVQQAVAFGDRLHVSGDDPTTLEATIAPFRRAPYEWHRVGTGLEDVFIHLMHRSSDNFAS from the coding sequence ATGACACAGACGATCAAGGAGGACGATCTCGCCATCGACGTGCGCGACATGACCAAGCGTTTCGGGACACGGACCGTCGTCGATCGCATCGGACTGCAAGTGCGGCGCGGGGAGATCTACGGATTTCTCGGGCCGAACGGCAGCGGGAAGACCACCTTCATCCGCATGCTCTGCGGTCTTTTGCGGGCGGATGGAGGCAGCGGCACCTGTTTGGGGTACGACGTCATCACCGAAAGCGACGCGATCAAGGCTTCGGTCGGCTACATGACGCAACGGTTCAGTTACTACGAAGACCTGAGTATCGCCGAAAATTTGGACTTCGTCGCCCGCATGTTCAGGATCGACCATCGGCGCGAGGCCGTCGGGCAGAGTCTCGAGCGGCTCGGCTTAGCGGGTCGAAGGACCCAGCTTGCAGGGCAGCTTTCCGGAGGCTGGAAGCAACGGCTGGCACTGGCCGCCTGCCTGATCCACCAGCCGCAATTGCTGCTGCTCGACGAGCCGACGGCTGGAGTCGATCCGAAAGCCCGGCGGGAGTTTTGGGAACAGATCCATGCACTCGCGGCTGAGGGCCTGACGTTTCTGATCACCACCCATTACATGGACGAAGCGGAGCGCTGCCATCGGCTGGCCTATATCGCCTATGGCAAGCTGTTGGCAAACGGCACCGTCCCGGAAGTGATCGACCAAGCCCGGCTCACCACCTGGTCGGTCAGCGGACCGAACCTCCATCAGCTGGCGATGGAATTGCGTCGACAGCCGGGCGTGCAACAGGCGGTAGCCTTCGGCGATCGTTTGCATGTCAGTGGGGACGATCCCACGACCCTTGAGGCGACCATTGCCCCGTTTCGTCGAGCTCCCTACGAATGGCATCGCGTCGGCACCGGTCTGGAAGACGTGTTCATCCATCTGATGCATCGCTCATCGGATAATTTTGCGTCATGA
- a CDS encoding secretion protein HlyD gives MRRPMTGLAVAFTAALFMGCEPSASDQVQGYVEGEYVYVASPYAGALRSLSVRRGTQVDTGDPLFALEQVSEKALRDEAERKLSQARANLDDAKKGKRPSEIESLKAQLKQAQTALRLSLREVGRQEGLRAVPGAAVELEVDRARSARDQNQQRVAQLQAELTTALLGSRADQVAAAEAEVRAREAALAKAEWELAQKRQVAPKSGFVFDTLYREGEWVPAGRPVVVLLPPDHIKVRTFVSERKLGTVKLGDPVQVEVDGVHGSFHGTVSYISPRAEYTPPVIYSRDNREKLVFMIEILFEPGIASNLHPGQPVDVRFNGAP, from the coding sequence GTTCACGGCGGCACTCTTCATGGGCTGTGAACCGTCTGCCTCCGATCAGGTCCAAGGATATGTGGAAGGGGAATATGTTTACGTCGCATCCCCCTATGCCGGAGCCCTGCGCTCCTTGTCGGTACGGCGCGGCACCCAGGTGGACACCGGCGATCCGTTGTTTGCACTGGAGCAAGTCTCGGAGAAAGCCCTCAGAGATGAAGCGGAGCGGAAATTGAGCCAAGCACGGGCCAATCTTGACGATGCGAAGAAGGGCAAGCGTCCCTCTGAAATCGAATCGCTCAAGGCGCAACTGAAACAGGCGCAGACGGCGTTGCGGCTCTCGCTCCGAGAGGTGGGCCGCCAGGAGGGCCTCAGGGCGGTCCCTGGCGCAGCCGTGGAGTTGGAAGTGGATCGAGCGCGCTCCGCCCGTGACCAGAATCAGCAACGAGTCGCGCAACTGCAAGCGGAGCTCACCACGGCATTGCTCGGTTCTCGTGCCGATCAGGTGGCGGCCGCTGAAGCCGAAGTTCGAGCCAGGGAAGCGGCGTTGGCAAAAGCCGAATGGGAACTGGCGCAGAAACGGCAGGTCGCGCCGAAATCCGGATTCGTGTTCGACACGCTTTACCGAGAGGGAGAATGGGTGCCGGCGGGACGTCCCGTCGTCGTACTGCTGCCGCCGGACCATATCAAAGTCCGTACATTCGTGTCCGAGAGGAAACTCGGCACGGTGAAACTCGGAGATCCCGTGCAGGTGGAGGTGGACGGAGTCCACGGCTCTTTCCACGGAACGGTGAGTTACATCTCGCCGCGGGCGGAATATACGCCGCCGGTCATCTACAGTCGGGACAACCGAGAGAAGCTGGTCTTCATGATTGAAATCCTGTTCGAGCCGGGCATTGCATCGAATCTGCATCCGGGCCAACCGGTGGATGTGCGGTTCAACGGAGCCCCATGA